In a single window of the Methanofollis ethanolicus genome:
- a CDS encoding EF-Tu/IF-2/RF-3 family GTPase has protein sequence MANLTVAVFGPAGYAKDLGKKGTSTDITFYNLKKGAHTVTFIEPTRYPERLAPLFYAATLADAAVVVVDALNATFGEYLLMLQAAGVKKGYFVLRNYLTPDQIRPLLKGTVLAEYECVEDDLVDLRERLLEQTEQTAIERSLADPKKTCVVPIDHFFNVRGIGTVILGCVADGHLRKHDTLKVLPTAKTALVRSVQKHDEDFEEAETGDRVGLALKNVEAEELDRGYVLTNDSSLRCATSVTGTLDLVPFWKTPITEGMVLHVGHWMQFIPSRVTAAAADGRSVKISLELEKDLVYMPGSKAVVTYLEGGNLRVAGTLTL, from the coding sequence ATGGCGAACCTTACTGTAGCGGTATTCGGCCCTGCAGGATACGCAAAGGACCTCGGAAAAAAGGGGACGAGCACCGACATCACCTTCTACAACCTGAAAAAGGGTGCGCACACGGTGACGTTCATCGAACCGACCCGGTACCCTGAGCGTCTCGCCCCGCTCTTCTACGCCGCGACCCTTGCGGACGCGGCTGTTGTCGTCGTCGACGCCCTGAACGCGACCTTCGGCGAGTACCTGCTCATGCTCCAGGCGGCGGGCGTGAAGAAGGGCTACTTCGTCCTCCGCAACTATCTCACGCCCGACCAGATCAGGCCCCTCCTGAAGGGGACGGTGCTCGCGGAGTACGAGTGCGTCGAGGACGACCTCGTCGACCTGCGCGAGCGCCTCCTTGAGCAGACAGAGCAGACCGCGATCGAGCGCTCCCTTGCCGACCCGAAGAAGACCTGCGTCGTCCCGATCGACCACTTCTTCAATGTCCGCGGCATCGGGACCGTGATTCTCGGGTGCGTCGCGGACGGCCACCTGCGCAAGCACGACACCCTCAAGGTGCTCCCGACGGCGAAGACAGCACTCGTGCGGTCGGTCCAGAAACACGACGAGGACTTCGAGGAGGCGGAGACCGGCGACCGCGTCGGCCTTGCCCTCAAGAACGTCGAGGCTGAAGAACTCGACCGGGGCTATGTCCTCACAAACGACTCCTCCCTGCGGTGTGCGACCTCCGTGACCGGCACCCTGGACCTCGTGCCCTTCTGGAAGACGCCGATCACCGAGGGCATGGTCCTCCATGTCGGTCACTGGATGCAGTTCATCCCCTCCCGCGTCACCGCGGCCGCGGCCGACGGACGGTCGGTGAAGATCTCCCTCGAACTCGAAAAGGACCTGGTCTATATGCCGGGGTCGAAGGCGGTCGTCACCTACCTCGAGGGCGGGAACCTGCGGGTGGCGGGGACTCTCACCCTGTAA
- a CDS encoding acetate--CoA ligase family protein: MTRRLGEAEGYALLATYGIPVPRHAVAGDREGAADAADAIGYPVVVKVVSPDIAHKSDAGGVRTGVRSRGEAMEAYDAIVTAVAGRCPGAAIEGVIVEEEVGGGREFIVGGVTDPAFGKVLTFGSGGVLVELLRDVAFAVLPADEERIREMVRGIRGYPLIKGYRGMPPLDEEALVAAVASAARMFMAEERVAEFDINPLVLRVEGACAVDARILCREEKRVAAEATERPPFSLPAPASVAVIGASPEPGKVGYALARNLLSFPGKFWPVNPKHATVLGRMAYPSVLAVPDTVDIAVVAVPAPVVPAVLRECAEKGVPLAVIISAGFLESGAEGKEREEEVKRIAATTGIRVLGPNCLGIILPAEKVNATFDPITPKPGHIGFLSQSGAVITTVADWSIPAGIGFSAVVSVGNQADLGFADLLPALAAVPGTRAVILYVEEVRDGRRFLEAAKAVTPEVPVIAVKSGASERGKAAASSHTGSLAGSYAVYAAAFREAGILLAGSLEEAFQLGELLASEGYPTGERCVVISGAGGFAVLAADYAEKHGVPLPPLPAGVIDALDAFLPPIWNRTNPMDIIGDGGAARFARVFDVMIARQDLWDVACVVSVPSAVLNPVELAHEIVRFSRNTDKMVVCCLLGGESMKGAVRILKDHCVPNFPEIEDAFRAVGTVLASGRRGKGAAPPCDTGRGD, encoded by the coding sequence ATGACCCGGCGACTCGGTGAAGCGGAGGGCTACGCCCTCCTGGCGACGTACGGCATCCCGGTGCCCCGCCATGCCGTTGCAGGGGACAGAGAGGGGGCGGCGGACGCGGCCGACGCCATCGGCTACCCGGTCGTCGTCAAGGTCGTCTCTCCCGACATCGCCCACAAGTCCGACGCGGGAGGGGTGCGGACAGGCGTGCGGAGCCGCGGGGAGGCGATGGAGGCGTACGACGCAATCGTCACCGCCGTCGCCGGGCGTTGCCCCGGCGCCGCGATCGAGGGCGTGATCGTCGAGGAAGAGGTCGGAGGCGGGCGGGAGTTCATCGTCGGCGGGGTGACCGACCCCGCGTTCGGGAAGGTGCTCACCTTCGGGTCGGGCGGCGTCCTCGTCGAACTCCTGAGAGACGTCGCTTTCGCCGTCCTCCCGGCAGACGAGGAGAGGATCAGGGAGATGGTCCGCGGTATCAGGGGCTACCCCCTCATCAAGGGCTACCGCGGCATGCCGCCCCTCGACGAAGAAGCGCTCGTTGCGGCGGTCGCAAGCGCGGCCCGGATGTTCATGGCGGAGGAGAGGGTCGCGGAGTTCGACATCAACCCTCTCGTCCTCAGGGTGGAGGGGGCGTGCGCGGTGGACGCGAGGATCCTCTGCCGGGAGGAAAAACGTGTGGCGGCGGAGGCCACGGAAAGACCGCCCTTCTCCCTCCCGGCACCGGCGTCCGTCGCCGTCATCGGTGCCTCCCCCGAACCCGGGAAGGTGGGGTACGCCCTGGCAAGGAACCTCCTCTCCTTCCCGGGAAAGTTCTGGCCCGTCAACCCGAAGCATGCGACCGTCCTCGGGCGGATGGCCTACCCCTCGGTCCTCGCCGTCCCCGATACGGTGGACATCGCCGTCGTGGCGGTGCCGGCGCCGGTCGTCCCCGCCGTCCTCCGCGAGTGCGCGGAGAAGGGGGTGCCCCTCGCCGTGATCATCTCCGCGGGGTTCTTGGAGAGCGGTGCGGAGGGGAAGGAGAGGGAGGAGGAGGTGAAGAGGATCGCGGCCACGACAGGCATCAGGGTGCTCGGGCCAAACTGCCTCGGGATCATCCTCCCGGCCGAAAAGGTCAACGCCACCTTCGACCCCATCACCCCGAAGCCCGGCCACATCGGTTTTCTCTCCCAGAGCGGCGCCGTCATCACGACAGTCGCCGACTGGAGCATCCCCGCGGGCATCGGTTTCTCCGCGGTCGTCAGCGTCGGCAATCAGGCCGACCTCGGTTTTGCCGACCTCCTCCCGGCCCTTGCCGCCGTGCCCGGGACGCGGGCCGTCATCCTCTACGTCGAGGAGGTCAGGGACGGCCGGCGCTTCCTGGAGGCGGCGAAAGCGGTGACCCCCGAGGTGCCGGTCATCGCCGTGAAGTCGGGGGCGTCCGAGAGAGGGAAGGCGGCGGCCTCCTCTCACACCGGTTCCCTTGCCGGGTCGTACGCCGTCTATGCCGCCGCCTTCAGGGAGGCCGGGATACTCCTCGCCGGTTCCCTCGAAGAGGCCTTCCAGCTCGGCGAACTCCTGGCGTCGGAGGGCTATCCCACGGGCGAGAGGTGCGTCGTCATTTCGGGCGCCGGGGGTTTTGCCGTCCTGGCGGCGGACTACGCGGAGAAGCACGGCGTCCCCCTCCCACCGCTCCCCGCCGGGGTCATCGACGCCCTCGACGCCTTCCTCCCCCCGATCTGGAACAGGACGAACCCGATGGACATCATCGGTGACGGCGGGGCCGCACGGTTCGCCCGCGTCTTTGACGTCATGATCGCGCGTCAGGACCTCTGGGACGTCGCATGCGTCGTCAGCGTCCCCTCGGCCGTCCTGAACCCGGTCGAACTCGCCCACGAGATCGTCAGGTTCTCCCGGAACACCGACAAGATGGTCGTCTGCTGCCTCCTCGGCGGCGAGAGCATGAAAGGCGCGGTGCGTATCCTGAAAGACCACTGCGTCCCGAACTTCCCCGAGATCGAGGACGCCTTCAGGGCCGTCGGGACGGTCCTCGCTTCGGGACGGCGGGGGAAGGGGGCGGCACCCCCCTGCGACACCGGAAGGGGCGACTGA
- the corA gene encoding magnesium/cobalt transporter CorA: MDGTARRRSEKAGLPPGSLVYVGDAGQETTEIAVIDYTGEEIREEAGIGVDAVLPYLERQSVTWINVTGLKDTAVIGRIGEIFGLHPLVLEDILNTEQRPKTEEYDGTVSIILKMIGYSADGDLVDEQISIVLGRNSVISFQERQGDVFDPVRERIRAGKWRARRPGADYLAYALVDTIVDSYFTVMETFGEKIEAVDDVLIEDPDPGVIRAIQGVRRDLLYLRKRIWPLREVISSLERTDSPLFADQTKVYLRDVYDHTVQVIEALETYRDMGAGMLDIYLSSTSNRMNEVMKVLTIIATIFIPLSFIASVFGMNFRQMPELEWEFGYHSSLALMAAVALGMLFYFRRKKWI, encoded by the coding sequence ATGGACGGCACCGCACGGAGACGCTCGGAGAAGGCAGGTCTCCCCCCGGGATCTCTCGTCTATGTCGGGGACGCAGGGCAGGAGACGACGGAGATCGCCGTCATCGACTACACCGGGGAGGAGATCAGGGAGGAGGCCGGCATCGGCGTCGACGCCGTCCTCCCCTACCTGGAGAGGCAGTCTGTCACCTGGATCAATGTGACGGGCCTCAAGGACACTGCCGTCATCGGGAGGATCGGAGAGATCTTCGGCCTCCACCCCCTCGTCCTGGAGGACATCCTCAACACCGAGCAGAGGCCGAAGACCGAGGAGTACGACGGGACGGTCTCTATCATCCTGAAGATGATCGGCTACTCGGCAGACGGCGACCTGGTGGACGAGCAGATCAGCATCGTCCTCGGCAGGAACTCCGTCATCTCCTTCCAGGAAAGACAGGGCGACGTCTTCGATCCCGTGCGGGAGCGGATCCGGGCGGGGAAGTGGCGGGCGCGGCGACCCGGCGCCGACTACCTCGCCTACGCCCTCGTCGACACTATCGTGGACAGTTATTTCACGGTGATGGAGACCTTCGGCGAGAAGATCGAGGCGGTGGACGACGTCCTCATCGAGGACCCGGACCCCGGCGTGATCAGGGCGATCCAGGGGGTGCGGCGCGATCTCCTGTACCTCAGGAAACGGATCTGGCCGCTGAGGGAGGTGATATCCTCCCTTGAGAGGACGGACTCGCCCCTCTTCGCCGACCAGACAAAGGTCTACCTCAGGGACGTCTACGACCACACCGTCCAGGTGATCGAAGCGCTGGAGACCTACCGGGACATGGGGGCAGGGATGCTCGACATCTACCTGTCGAGCACGAGCAACAGGATGAACGAGGTGATGAAGGTGCTGACGATCATCGCCACCATCTTCATCCCCCTCAGTTTCATCGCGAGCGTCTTCGGCATGAACTTCAGGCAGATGCCCGAACTGGAGTGGGAGTTCGGCTACCACTCCTCCCTCGCCCTGATGGCCGCCGTCGCCCTCGGCATGCTTTTCTATTTCAGGAGGAAAAAGTGGATATAA
- a CDS encoding TIGR00341 family protein, whose translation MKKVLINARKEDYENLAPLLEGIHHVVLQEDGIYEVKLFLPDNDLDSFIEKVRPLLDLRYRENLIEVSSPDFVISPYLKRVEEKTEQPEKTPIEELLDTTRPYQRLDAGKLVLTSIAGIIALTGLFLNNVAVIIGAMLLSPILGPIYGFAINISIGKVRDGLQSILVLAALLSCVFTLSAATTYLLHLVTPLSLTPEILSRTVVSPIYIVMAVLLGFASVLALARGMSDLIAGVAIAAALLPPTAVMGISLVLIRESLLPSTVLVLENVIGMMAGALIATLSLRIGPREYYEQIAAKKYIARTAVLIIILIALLFGLSILLSTPPI comes from the coding sequence GTGAAGAAAGTCCTGATCAACGCACGAAAGGAGGACTACGAGAATCTTGCCCCCCTCCTCGAAGGGATCCACCATGTGGTCCTGCAGGAGGACGGGATCTATGAGGTCAAACTCTTTCTCCCGGACAACGACCTCGACTCCTTCATCGAGAAAGTCAGGCCCCTCCTCGACCTGCGCTATCGGGAGAACCTCATCGAGGTCTCCTCGCCTGACTTCGTCATCTCGCCGTACCTCAAGAGGGTCGAGGAGAAGACGGAGCAGCCGGAAAAGACCCCGATCGAGGAACTCCTCGACACCACCCGGCCGTACCAGAGGCTCGACGCAGGAAAACTCGTCCTCACATCGATCGCCGGGATCATCGCCCTGACCGGCCTCTTTCTCAACAATGTGGCGGTGATCATCGGGGCGATGCTCCTCTCCCCGATCCTGGGGCCCATCTACGGCTTCGCGATCAACATCTCGATCGGGAAGGTGCGTGACGGCCTCCAGAGCATCCTTGTCCTTGCAGCGCTCCTCTCCTGTGTCTTCACCCTCTCGGCCGCGACGACCTACCTCCTCCACCTTGTGACGCCCCTCTCCCTCACGCCGGAGATCCTCTCCCGCACCGTCGTCAGCCCGATCTACATCGTCATGGCCGTCCTCCTCGGCTTCGCCTCGGTGCTCGCCCTCGCCCGCGGGATGTCCGACCTCATCGCGGGCGTCGCGATCGCCGCCGCCCTCCTGCCCCCGACGGCCGTGATGGGCATCTCCCTGGTTCTCATCAGGGAAAGCCTCCTTCCCTCGACCGTGCTCGTCCTGGAGAACGTCATCGGCATGATGGCCGGGGCCCTGATCGCCACACTCTCCCTGCGGATCGGCCCGCGGGAATATTACGAGCAGATCGCCGCGAAAAAGTACATCGCACGGACGGCCGTCCTCATTATCATCCTGATCGCCCTCCTCTTCGGGCTGAGCATCCTCCTCTCCACCCCGCCGATCTGA
- a CDS encoding helix-turn-helix domain-containing protein, whose product MSRVIEKRRDILALMRSSTLENGHFTVQEIAEGSALPRSTVQDWVNRLLDEGCIVQKEERRGRHPAAYAVASALPASACRRIFTTVDGERVECYHECLSSGCAAFCAYHHGRAGGALVHVQRDGTLLRECGTLTEHEVEIGLPPRPAVGVVGIRREGDEIVQRIRCTGGPAYSLTDQMAEAEGVCSVKTRKVGGGIVEGEVRTRALVLVGIGVDDTDSAEGGATFALALALLQHLSTLDGVIPIGHRVAMLKPDLPERTAGNSCSYIELAADPAACPGIAERARRFVAAEALSPEWGIALRHGFCPLPELRAFGARARAEVVTVEEAREVATRNGVQVCGGRGVIGALAAVALRGLPNRILLDPFAPVNRAP is encoded by the coding sequence ATGTCACGGGTCATTGAGAAGAGGCGGGACATTCTCGCCCTGATGCGGAGTTCGACTCTCGAAAATGGGCATTTCACGGTGCAGGAGATCGCGGAGGGGAGCGCCCTGCCGCGGAGCACGGTGCAGGACTGGGTGAACCGTCTCCTCGACGAGGGGTGTATCGTCCAGAAGGAGGAGAGGCGTGGGCGGCACCCGGCCGCGTATGCCGTCGCCTCGGCCCTCCCTGCGAGCGCGTGCCGGCGGATCTTCACGACTGTCGACGGCGAGCGGGTGGAGTGCTACCATGAGTGCCTGAGCAGCGGGTGCGCCGCCTTCTGCGCATACCACCATGGCCGGGCAGGCGGGGCGCTCGTCCATGTGCAGAGGGACGGCACTCTCCTGCGGGAGTGCGGCACCCTCACCGAGCACGAGGTGGAGATCGGCCTCCCGCCGCGGCCGGCCGTGGGCGTGGTCGGGATCAGGCGGGAGGGGGACGAGATCGTGCAGAGGATCCGGTGCACCGGCGGCCCGGCCTACTCCCTCACCGACCAGATGGCCGAGGCCGAGGGGGTCTGCTCGGTCAAGACCAGGAAGGTCGGCGGCGGGATCGTCGAGGGCGAGGTGCGGACGCGGGCCCTCGTCCTGGTCGGGATCGGCGTCGACGACACCGACAGTGCCGAGGGCGGGGCGACCTTTGCCCTGGCCCTGGCCCTCCTCCAGCACCTCAGCACCCTGGACGGTGTGATCCCGATCGGCCACAGGGTGGCGATGCTCAAGCCCGACCTGCCGGAGAGGACGGCGGGCAATTCGTGCAGTTATATCGAACTTGCCGCGGACCCGGCTGCCTGCCCCGGCATCGCGGAGAGGGCCCGCCGTTTCGTCGCCGCCGAGGCCCTCTCCCCCGAATGGGGGATCGCCCTCAGGCACGGGTTCTGCCCTCTCCCCGAATTGCGGGCCTTCGGTGCCCGCGCGAGGGCCGAGGTGGTCACCGTCGAGGAGGCGCGAGAAGTCGCCACCCGGAACGGCGTTCAGGTCTGCGGCGGCCGCGGCGTGATCGGGGCCCTCGCCGCGGTGGCCCTGCGCGGCCTCCCGAACAGGATCCTCCTCGACCCGTTCGCGCCGGTGAATCGGGCGCCGTGA
- a CDS encoding homoserine dehydrogenase has protein sequence MRVAILGLGSVGRGVASMLARKGLGITVTGIADSKSGISDPAGIDVAAVLEKKAKTGLCGDQAVTARTIAEGGEYDVLVEVTPTDVETGEPALTHIRAALSMGRHVVTSNKGPMALHFRELTALAEEHGVQLRYEATVCGAIPIIQTLQHGLAGNTVHAIYGVMNGTCNYILTRMADEGLTYDQALAEARELGYAEADPTFDVKGIDTALKLVILANTIWNNGVTLKDVECTGIDLLTAEALTLAGSQNSTIRLIGEVVPEKRLLRVSPRILPKKHPLVVRDTLNAVTVVTDMAGAITEVGKGAGSVETASAVIGDLLFIKNCHVTGH, from the coding sequence ATGCGGGTCGCCATTCTCGGTCTCGGGTCTGTGGGACGGGGCGTCGCTTCGATGCTCGCCAGGAAGGGCCTTGGTATCACGGTCACCGGCATCGCCGACTCGAAGAGCGGGATCTCCGACCCTGCGGGTATCGACGTCGCCGCGGTGCTTGAAAAGAAGGCGAAGACCGGCCTCTGCGGCGACCAGGCCGTGACGGCACGGACGATCGCGGAGGGGGGCGAGTACGACGTCCTCGTCGAGGTGACGCCCACCGACGTGGAGACCGGCGAACCGGCCCTCACCCATATCAGGGCGGCCCTCTCGATGGGCAGACACGTCGTCACCTCGAACAAGGGGCCGATGGCCCTCCACTTCAGGGAGTTGACGGCCCTGGCAGAGGAGCACGGCGTGCAACTCAGGTACGAGGCGACGGTCTGCGGGGCGATCCCGATCATCCAGACCCTCCAGCATGGCCTTGCCGGCAACACCGTCCACGCGATATATGGCGTCATGAACGGGACCTGCAACTATATTCTCACCAGGATGGCGGACGAGGGCCTCACCTACGACCAGGCCCTTGCCGAGGCGCGGGAACTCGGTTATGCCGAGGCCGACCCCACCTTCGACGTGAAGGGGATCGACACCGCCCTCAAACTGGTCATCCTCGCCAATACGATCTGGAATAACGGCGTCACCCTGAAGGACGTCGAGTGCACGGGCATCGACCTCCTGACCGCGGAGGCGCTGACCCTTGCCGGGAGCCAGAACTCTACCATCAGGCTCATCGGCGAGGTGGTGCCGGAGAAGAGGCTGCTGCGGGTCTCGCCGCGCATCCTCCCGAAGAAACACCCCCTCGTCGTCCGCGACACCCTGAACGCGGTGACGGTCGTCACCGATATGGCCGGGGCGATCACCGAGGTCGGAAAGGGGGCGGGGTCGGTGGAGACGGCGAGCGCCGTCATCGGCGACCTGCTCTTCATCAAGAACTGTCATGTCACGGGTCATTGA
- a CDS encoding ACT domain-containing protein, with protein MKIEVKDAPGQLVAALRPISDAGGNIMAVIHEWDPTLRPKTRIVQVVLDLPEERLDGLITTLKAAGVTILRLGEERLLLKRSVIMIGHLMHTDLSDTVGQIDRTGYAEVVEMHMTMPGIAQRSSALLTISATNRAHMDEAVKILRMVAKKKDLLLVEPLEEVA; from the coding sequence ATGAAGATAGAGGTGAAGGACGCCCCCGGCCAGCTGGTGGCCGCCCTCAGGCCGATCTCCGATGCCGGCGGGAACATCATGGCCGTGATCCACGAGTGGGACCCGACGCTGAGGCCGAAGACCAGGATCGTCCAGGTCGTTCTCGACCTGCCCGAGGAACGCCTCGACGGCCTGATCACGACTCTCAAGGCCGCAGGGGTGACCATCCTCAGGCTGGGAGAGGAGCGTCTCCTCCTGAAGCGGAGCGTCATCATGATCGGTCACCTGATGCACACCGACCTCTCCGACACTGTCGGCCAGATCGACCGGACCGGGTACGCCGAGGTCGTCGAGATGCATATGACGATGCCGGGGATCGCCCAGAGGTCGTCGGCCCTCCTCACCATCTCCGCGACAAACCGGGCGCACATGGACGAGGCTGTGAAGATCCTCCGCATGGTGGCGAAAAAGAAGGACCTCCTCCTCGTCGAACCCCTGGAGGAGGTGGCATGA